One region of Candidatus Poribacteria bacterium genomic DNA includes:
- the raiA gene encoding ribosome-associated translation inhibitor RaiA, whose translation MKLTYSGHNLKITDDIHAYILKRANKIESRFDGMQELNVVLKSEKNRFDAEMIMTAPRVSFYAKSETHEILSALDTVTEKIISQVRRYKDRVKDRRNNAPHREVVARLNPEEMETLPDVEGIDAPVVVSTQDKFASKPLTLAEATTELQASNSGFLLFLNAETRQVNLLYEMTKGTYGWVEPLFA comes from the coding sequence ATGAAACTAACGTACTCAGGACATAATTTAAAAATTACGGATGATATTCACGCTTATATCCTCAAGCGTGCCAATAAAATTGAGTCGCGTTTCGACGGGATGCAAGAACTAAATGTTGTTCTCAAATCTGAGAAAAACCGGTTTGATGCTGAGATGATAATGACAGCACCACGCGTGTCATTCTATGCAAAAAGTGAGACGCATGAGATCCTCTCTGCTCTGGATACTGTTACAGAGAAAATAATCAGCCAGGTCCGACGTTACAAAGACCGGGTGAAAGATCGCCGAAACAATGCCCCCCATCGGGAGGTGGTGGCGCGGCTCAATCCAGAAGAAATGGAAACACTTCCGGACGTTGAAGGAATTGATGCTCCTGTCGTCGTGTCAACACAGGATAAATTCGCATCCAAACCGCTGACGCTCGCGGAAGCCACAACGGAACTTCAAGCCTCGAATTCCGGATTTCTTCTGTTTTTAAATGCTGAGACGCGACAGGTAAACCTGCTTTATGAAATGACAAAAGGAACATATGGATGGGTGGAACCCCTCTTTGCCTAA